A genomic stretch from Juglans microcarpa x Juglans regia isolate MS1-56 chromosome 3S, Jm3101_v1.0, whole genome shotgun sequence includes:
- the LOC121257638 gene encoding uncharacterized protein LOC121257638: MVPKNFLTLKAHFDLATQRFINDSAFGNTIRVMGSVWFFVCSYVLSVFGLLLRFIFRSQANDSENFQQDDQNGSSDSHIDGFREEETGFGLQISKSGDKSNGERESSNSVCASKYVFMFGKGVSGFLEEPKTMSFGVQELYEASNEYNACTEKDFQKLNSEEEAVYGEKAENPVEIFSSGKTAEKEEEETFTEKSVSGRGERDCTERNVLKDDSGDEVESVCDDCSIRFGSEPESISSSGLSMSSPMIEYEVLGDKNVGDGLETEALLANDGVKVKGVQEISTCDNIDEVSGSETRFSGTEEIGAIDSSQGSDEEYIELEPHLQNLIGLEERSLFGVESGKVENKNEEEGLVQEESEPENILEKSEGTNFREEPSESSSDYQNDSGFLWEEDEDVLEQIKMELRNQRTGGLHTILEEEEEEEEEEAESATKVEGLKPLKIDEKIEFKDRMEEIQKVYKSYSDKIRKLDMLNSQTMHAIGFLQLKEPVKSISMQKCGASAAKSLPYNIWPRKARRVTADPMHKVNEELQSDLELVYVGQVCLSWEILHWQYGKAQELQEYDSQGLHRYNQVAGDFQLFQVLLQRFIENEPFQGPRVHNYVSNRCVLRNLLQVPVIRDDCVKHRRVTREEEDHAISSGMIAEIIEESRRMFWQFLRADKDAGNMIPNGPQKNHVTLENDADLAFLMHIRADLQKKERKLKDIQKSGNCIVKRFQKHHNEKLDHSLLFAQVELRLVSRVLNMSRLTRNHLVWCREKLDQINIVSRKIHVEPSFLLFPC; this comes from the exons ATGGTTCCCAAAAACTTTCTCACGCTTAAGGCTCATTTTGATTTGGCTACACAACGTTTTATAAATGATTCTGCGTTCGGGAACACGATTCGGGTTATGGGTTCTGTATGGTTTTTTGTCTGCAGCTACGTGCTCTCTGTTTTTGGATTACTTCTCAGATTCATATTCAG ATCTCAGGCAAATGATTCGGAAAACTTTCAACAGGATGATCAAAATGGTTCAAGTGATTCTCATATTGATGGATTCAGAGAAGAAGAGACAGGTTTTGGCTTACAGATAAGTAAAAGTGGAGACAAAAGCaatggagaaagagagagttccAACTCTGTCTGCGCTAGTAAGTATGTGTTCATGTTTGGGAAAGGTGTCAGTGGATTCTTGGAAGAACCAAAAACGATGAGCTTCGGTGTCCAAGAACTGTATGAGGCTTCCAATGAGTATAATGCTTGCACCGAGAAAGATTTCCAAAAGCTCAATTCAGAGGAAGAGGCCGTTTATGGAGAAAAAGCAGAGAACCCTGTTGAAATCTTTAGTTCTGGAAAGACtgcagagaaagaagaagaggaaacatTCACTGAAAAAAGTGTATCCGGGAGGGGAGAGAGGGATTGTACAGAAAGAAATGTTCTTAAGGATGATTCTGGGGACGAAGTTGAATCGGTTTGCGATGATTGCTCTATACGATTTGGGTCGGAACCGGAGTCGATTAGTTCAAGTGGGTTGTCAATGAGCAGTCCCATGATTGAGTATGAGGTTTTGGGTGATAAAAACGTAGGTGATGGATTGGAAACTGAAGCCCTTTTGGCCAATGATGGTGTAAAAGTAAAAGGTGTTCAAGAAATCTCAACTTGTGACAATATCGACGAAGTTTCCGGCAGTGAAACTAGATTTTCAGGGACCGAAGAAATAGGTGCCATTGATTCATCACAAGGTTCTGATGAAGAATATATAGAATTAGAACCCCATCTGCAGAATTTAATCGGCTTGGAAGAGAGATCTTTGTTTGGGGTAGAGTCTGGAAAGGTTGAGAACAAAAATGAAGAGGAAGGTTTAGTCCAAGAAGAGTCGGAACCcgaaaatattttggaaaaatctGAAGGAACTAACTTTCGGGAGGAACCATCCGAATCAAGTTCTGACTACCAAAACGACTCGGGTTTCCTATGGGAGGAGGACGAGGATGTACTGGAGCAGATAAAGATGGAACTGAGGAATCAGAGAACTGGCGGACTTCATACTattttagaagaagaagaagaagaagaagaagaagaggcagAGTCTGCAACCAAGGTTGAAGGTCTAAAGCCATTGAAGATTGATGAAAAGATCGAGTTCAAAGATCGAATGGAAGAGATCCAAAAGGTTTACAAGAGCTACTCTGACAAAATTCGAAAACTGGATATGTTGAATAGCCAGACCATGCATGCAATTG GATTTCTCCAGCTGAAAGAACCAGTTAAGTCAATTTCAATGCAAAAATGTGGAGCTTCAGCTGCTAAATCTCTTCCTTACAACATATGGCCGCGCAAAGCGCGAAGAGTCACTGCTGACCCGATGCACAAAGTGAATGAAGAATTGCAAAGTGACTTGGAATTGGTTTATGTAGGACAGGTTTGCCTTTCATGGGAAATCCTCCATTGGCAGTATGGGAAAGCCCAAGAACTGCAGGAATACGATTCCCAAGGTCTTCATCGGTATAATCAAGTTGCAGGTGACTTTCAGCTGTTTCAAGTACTCTTGCAGAGGTTTATAGAGAACGAGCCATTTCAAGGCCCCAGAGTGCACAACTATGTCAGCAATCGATGCGTGCTTCGAAACCTTCTTCAAGTGCCAGTCATTAGAG ATGATTGCGTGAAGCATCGGAGGGTAACGAGGGAGGAGGAAGATCATGCAATTTCAAGTGGCATGATAGCAGAAATCATCGAGGAATCAAGGCGGATGTTTTGGCAATTTCTTCGTGCCGATAAAGATGCAGGGAATATGATCCCAAATGGTCCCCAGAAAAATCATGTCACTCTCGAAAATGATGCGGACTTGGCGTTCCTGATGCACATTCGAGCTGATCTTCAGAAG AAGGAGAGAAAGCTCAAAGACATACAGAAAAGCGGAAATTGCATAGTAAAGAGGTTCCAAAAGCATCACAACGAGAAGTTGGATCATTCACTATTGTTTGCACAGGTTGAATTGAGGTTGGTTTCAAGAGTGCTGAATATGTCAAGATTAACAAGGAACCACTTAGTGTGGTGTCGTGAAAAACTGGACCAAATTAACATTGTTAGCAGAAAGATTCACGTGGAACCCTCGTTTTTGCTATTTCCATGTTGA